A region from the Corallococcus caeni genome encodes:
- a CDS encoding tetratricopeptide repeat protein, with amino-acid sequence MHALLFPSLRRLALGLTLTVAPLLAGCGQSPAAERVPFTPATDSAVLEHVPATATDAKARERAALRRALAARADQLDLALRLARLDIEEGRASGDPRYLGRAQAALEPWWGAEQPPPGVRLLRATILQGRHEFPAALADLDALVRETPDDAQAWLTRAVVLGVRGEHAEAQRSCAVLAPLAGAVAGAVCQAQVMSLAGRSRDAYARLSAALARGSHGADEQAWALSTLAEAAARAGDTERATKLFARVLAMDPSDAYTRAAYADLLLDLGRPSDVIALTKDHGQDDNQLLRRVLAEAALGTPEAPALAAELASRHAASHLRGDSLHAREEARFALHVEKDAAKALTLARANWEVQHEPWDARILLEAALAHGTPADAAPVLRFLEASGADDPAPLALAERVRKALP; translated from the coding sequence ATGCACGCGCTCCTATTTCCTTCGCTCCGGCGACTCGCGCTCGGGCTCACCCTGACGGTGGCGCCGCTGCTGGCCGGCTGCGGCCAGTCGCCCGCGGCGGAGCGCGTGCCCTTCACGCCCGCCACCGACAGCGCCGTGCTGGAGCACGTGCCGGCGACGGCGACGGACGCGAAGGCCCGTGAGCGTGCCGCGCTGCGACGGGCGCTGGCCGCTCGCGCGGACCAACTGGACCTGGCGCTGCGGCTGGCGCGGCTGGACATCGAGGAGGGCCGGGCCTCCGGGGACCCGCGCTACCTGGGCCGGGCGCAGGCGGCGCTCGAGCCCTGGTGGGGCGCGGAGCAGCCGCCTCCGGGCGTGCGCCTGCTGCGGGCCACCATCCTCCAGGGTCGCCATGAGTTCCCCGCCGCCCTCGCGGACCTGGATGCGCTGGTGCGTGAGACACCCGACGACGCGCAGGCGTGGCTCACGCGCGCGGTCGTCCTGGGCGTGAGGGGCGAGCACGCGGAGGCACAGCGGAGCTGCGCGGTGCTGGCGCCCCTCGCGGGCGCGGTGGCCGGCGCCGTGTGTCAGGCGCAGGTGATGAGCCTCGCGGGCCGGTCCAGGGACGCGTACGCGCGGCTCTCCGCCGCGCTGGCGCGGGGCAGCCACGGGGCGGATGAACAGGCCTGGGCGCTCTCCACGCTCGCGGAAGCAGCCGCGCGCGCGGGGGACACCGAGCGCGCCACGAAGCTCTTCGCCCGGGTGCTCGCGATGGATCCATCCGATGCCTACACGCGCGCCGCCTACGCGGACCTGCTGCTGGACCTGGGCCGTCCGAGCGACGTCATCGCGCTGACGAAGGACCACGGCCAGGACGACAACCAGCTCCTGCGCCGCGTGCTCGCGGAGGCGGCCCTGGGCACGCCGGAGGCTCCGGCGCTCGCGGCCGAGCTGGCTTCGCGTCACGCGGCCAGCCACCTGCGCGGGGATTCGCTGCATGCGCGCGAGGAGGCCCGCTTCGCGCTCCATGTCGAGAAGGACGCCGCGAAGGCGCTCACGCTGGCCCGGGCGAACTGGGAGGTGCAGCACGAGCCGTGGGATGCGCGCATCCTCCTGGAGGCCGCGCTCGCCCACGGCACGCCCGCCGACGCCGCCCCCGTCCTGCGGTTCCTGGAGGCCAGCGGCGCGGACGACCCGGCTCCCCTGGCGCTCGCGGAGCGCGTGCGAAAGGCCCTCCCGTGA
- a CDS encoding HupE/UreJ family protein, whose product MKALALAALLLPLVALAHKPSDSYLHLDRAGDGFTGRWDVALRDLEEVLVLDADGDGSITWSELRARQSDVAGYALARLKLSAESAPCPLTPASALRVVRHSDGAYAVVDFTAACPATPRALEVDYTLLFDRDPQHRGIVRVGSDGAGEPLVLSATRHTARVSLEGLSPWRRFGQMVHSGIEHIWAGVDHLLFLLALLLPSVLRRDRGSGRWVPVGDFGSAMKDVVKVVSAFTLAHSLTLSAASLGWVALPSRLVESAIAASVIVAALNNVFPLMDRTRWLAAFALGLLHGFGFASVLADLELPAGSLAVTLFGFNVGVELGQLACVAVFLPVAFLLRDTRVYRQALLVGGSAVIALLACAWLWERAFGVVLNFT is encoded by the coding sequence GTGAAGGCCCTGGCCCTGGCGGCGCTTCTGCTCCCCCTCGTGGCGCTGGCCCACAAGCCGAGCGACAGCTACCTGCACCTGGACCGCGCGGGTGATGGCTTCACCGGCCGCTGGGACGTGGCCCTGCGCGACCTGGAGGAAGTGCTCGTCCTCGACGCGGACGGCGACGGCTCCATCACCTGGAGCGAACTGCGCGCTCGGCAATCCGACGTCGCGGGCTATGCGCTCGCCCGCTTGAAGCTGTCGGCGGAAAGCGCTCCGTGCCCGCTGACCCCGGCCTCCGCGCTCCGCGTGGTGCGTCACTCGGACGGGGCCTATGCCGTCGTGGACTTCACCGCCGCGTGCCCGGCCACGCCCCGCGCGCTGGAGGTGGACTACACGCTGCTCTTCGACCGCGACCCGCAGCACCGGGGCATCGTGCGCGTGGGCAGCGACGGCGCTGGCGAGCCCCTGGTCCTCTCCGCCACGCGCCACACCGCGCGGGTGTCCCTGGAGGGGCTGTCGCCGTGGCGGCGCTTCGGGCAGATGGTCCACTCCGGTATCGAACACATCTGGGCGGGCGTGGATCACCTGCTCTTCCTGCTGGCGCTGCTCCTGCCGTCCGTCCTGCGGCGCGACCGGGGCTCGGGCCGCTGGGTGCCGGTGGGGGACTTCGGCTCCGCGATGAAGGACGTGGTGAAGGTGGTGTCCGCCTTCACGCTCGCGCACTCGCTCACGTTGAGCGCCGCGTCGCTGGGTTGGGTGGCCCTGCCCTCGCGGCTGGTGGAGTCCGCCATCGCGGCGAGCGTCATCGTCGCCGCGCTCAACAACGTCTTCCCCTTGATGGACCGCACCCGGTGGCTGGCGGCGTTCGCGCTGGGGCTCCTGCACGGCTTCGGCTTCGCGTCCGTGCTCGCGGACCTGGAGCTCCCCGCGGGCAGCCTCGCGGTGACGCTGTTCGGCTTCAACGTGGGCGTGGAGCTGGGACAGCTCGCGTGCGTCGCCGTGTTCCTGCCCGTGGCGTTCCTGCTGCGTGACACGCGCGTGTATCGCCAGGCGTTGCTCGTGGGCGGCTCCGCGGTCATCGCGCTGCTGGCGTGCGCCTGGCTCTGGGAGCGCGCGTTCGGTGTGGTGCTGAACTTCACGTGA
- a CDS encoding DUF4331 domain-containing protein, which translates to MRAKKLAAVFTVATTLGATGALASSHREAPFITKSPKVDATDFYMFRSYEAGRADFVTFIADYIPFQEPYGGPNYFTMDPDALYEIHVDNDGNAQEDLTFQFRFTNTLANANNGAALTIGTGAQAKSVPVPLFNVGPITTANQANLNVQESFTLKVVRGNRRTGTAKDVTNAVGGSATFRKPTDYIGTKSLGNAAAYEAYAREHVYSVNIPDCATPGKVFVGQRKEPFAVNLGPIFDLVNADPTIITDATKRGAVANPLAKNNITTLALEVPIACLQAGTQTVIGGWTTASVRQARALNPSPTFAKPSRDGGAWQQVSRLGMPLVNEIVIGLPDKDKFNSSQPKDDGQFATYVTNPTLPALLEALFGTKAPTVFPRTDLVTAFLTGVPNVNANGSTAEMQRLNMALPATDKATQNNLGAAGCFLNGKLDTTLKGCDPAGFPNGRRPGDDVVDIELRVAMGYLFENDTQAPSRNIPFHDAVLQDASQFDAVFPYLKAPNAGAGDGT; encoded by the coding sequence ATGAGAGCGAAGAAGCTCGCGGCGGTCTTCACCGTCGCGACCACGCTGGGCGCCACCGGTGCCCTGGCGTCGAGTCACCGTGAAGCCCCCTTCATCACGAAGTCCCCCAAGGTCGACGCGACCGACTTCTACATGTTCCGCAGCTACGAGGCGGGACGCGCGGACTTCGTGACGTTCATCGCCGACTACATCCCCTTCCAGGAGCCGTACGGCGGTCCGAACTACTTCACGATGGATCCGGACGCCCTCTACGAGATCCACGTCGACAACGACGGGAACGCGCAGGAGGACCTCACCTTCCAGTTCCGCTTCACCAACACGCTGGCCAACGCCAACAACGGCGCGGCGCTGACCATCGGCACCGGGGCGCAGGCCAAGAGCGTCCCGGTGCCGCTCTTCAACGTGGGGCCCATCACCACGGCGAACCAGGCGAACCTGAACGTGCAGGAGTCCTTCACGCTCAAGGTCGTCCGGGGCAACCGCCGCACCGGCACCGCCAAGGACGTGACCAACGCGGTGGGCGGCTCGGCCACCTTCCGCAAGCCCACGGACTACATCGGCACCAAGTCGCTGGGCAACGCGGCCGCGTACGAGGCCTATGCGCGCGAGCACGTGTACTCGGTGAACATCCCGGACTGCGCCACGCCGGGCAAGGTGTTCGTCGGCCAGCGCAAGGAGCCCTTCGCGGTCAACCTGGGGCCCATCTTCGACCTGGTGAACGCGGATCCGACCATCATCACGGACGCCACCAAGCGCGGCGCGGTGGCCAACCCGCTGGCGAAGAACAACATCACCACCCTGGCCCTGGAGGTCCCCATCGCCTGCCTCCAGGCCGGCACCCAGACCGTCATCGGCGGGTGGACCACCGCGAGCGTGCGCCAGGCGCGCGCCCTCAACCCCTCGCCCACGTTCGCGAAGCCCTCGCGTGACGGCGGCGCGTGGCAGCAGGTCAGCCGCCTGGGCATGCCGCTGGTGAACGAGATCGTCATCGGCCTGCCGGACAAGGACAAGTTCAACTCAAGCCAGCCCAAGGACGACGGCCAGTTCGCCACCTACGTGACGAACCCCACCCTGCCCGCGCTGCTGGAGGCCCTCTTCGGCACGAAGGCGCCCACCGTCTTCCCGCGCACGGACCTGGTGACGGCGTTCCTCACCGGCGTTCCCAACGTCAACGCCAACGGCTCCACGGCGGAGATGCAGCGCCTGAACATGGCGCTGCCGGCCACGGACAAGGCGACCCAGAACAACCTGGGCGCCGCGGGCTGCTTCTTGAACGGCAAGCTGGACACGACGCTCAAGGGCTGTGACCCGGCGGGCTTCCCCAACGGCCGCCGCCCCGGCGACGACGTGGTGGACATCGAGCTGCGCGTGGCCATGGGATACCTGTTCGAGAACGACACCCAGGCCCCCTCGCGCAACATCCCGTTCCACGACGCCGTGCTGCAGGACGCCTCGCAGTTCGACGCCGTGTTCCCCTACCTGAAGGCCCCCAACGCGGGCGCTGGCGACGGGACGTGA
- a CDS encoding peptidoglycan recognition protein family protein — MTVRTTAPRATSSAPATTAKAPSANAVAPRAAAASTALTAPPAGLGKGDSGAKVKQLQQGLVKLGYLTQAQMNTGVGSFGPATEAAVKKFQGDHKVPTTGYYGEQTAAALKKALAKATTPPPTQPGKFTKPAVISAPSPNNDSRNGADIDAIVLHHTGSNNGAGDMAWMRNPASKVSAHYMLDRDGKIYQLVGDSKRAWHAGKSELHGVPTDVNARSIGIEIVNDGSGKTAFTDAQYKALTQLVGYLKQEYKVPANNIVGHKDVAVPKGRKDDPASNFDWARLRKGIGG; from the coding sequence ATGACTGTCCGCACCACGGCCCCCCGCGCCACCTCCTCCGCGCCCGCGACCACCGCCAAGGCGCCCAGCGCCAACGCCGTCGCACCGCGCGCGGCGGCCGCGTCCACCGCGCTCACGGCGCCGCCCGCGGGCCTGGGCAAGGGCGACTCGGGGGCCAAGGTGAAGCAGCTGCAGCAGGGGCTGGTGAAGCTGGGCTACCTGACGCAGGCGCAGATGAACACGGGCGTGGGCAGCTTCGGGCCGGCGACCGAGGCGGCGGTGAAGAAGTTCCAGGGCGACCACAAGGTGCCCACCACCGGCTACTACGGGGAGCAGACGGCGGCGGCGCTGAAGAAGGCGCTCGCGAAGGCGACGACGCCTCCGCCCACGCAGCCGGGGAAGTTCACCAAGCCCGCGGTCATCAGCGCGCCCTCGCCCAACAACGACTCGCGCAACGGCGCGGACATCGACGCCATCGTGCTGCACCACACCGGCTCCAACAACGGCGCCGGGGACATGGCGTGGATGCGCAACCCGGCCAGCAAGGTGTCCGCGCACTACATGCTGGACCGCGACGGGAAGATCTACCAGCTGGTGGGTGACTCGAAGCGCGCCTGGCACGCGGGCAAGTCGGAGCTGCACGGCGTGCCCACGGACGTGAACGCGCGCTCCATCGGCATCGAGATCGTCAACGACGGCAGCGGCAAGACGGCCTTCACCGACGCGCAGTACAAGGCGCTGACGCAGCTCGTGGGCTACCTGAAGCAGGAGTACAAGGTGCCGGCGAACAACATCGTCGGGCACAAGGACGTGGCCGTGCCCAAGGGCCGCAAGGACGACCCGGCGTCCAACTTCGACTGGGCCCGGCTGCGCAAGGGCATCGGCGGCTGA
- a CDS encoding TolC family protein: MPIRSATAALGLAAALLCPRPGGAEPARITLQDAFALARQHAPALVEARARVKAAQGPVASAAPLLRENPQLDFQIGPRRLSNGDPGVDVAVGLAQPFELGGKQGLRREAARAGLSMEEARLRDAERRVLGDVAAAYLRLLEAREHLKLVNAATEATARTVQATERRYEAGDVPAVDVNVAKVAHARARAEAQVAEGEVSALRAELEGRLGQRAGSPVTYDDDLRSLARAAPRAAPEGGGPRADLVALEQEQARAKAAATLGRRQVLPDVTLGARYQKEADETVFLGTLSVPLPFFARGQEARLVGEADASRAEGELRAARIVVPAQVQAATDRYRASRDALGALEEILPLLDDNEALAQRSYDAGEMDLAAFLLIRRDTLEARAAWLDGLLRVALARVQLEVETGALP, encoded by the coding sequence GTGCCCATCCGTTCCGCGACGGCCGCCCTCGGGCTGGCCGCCGCCCTGCTCTGTCCGCGCCCGGGTGGCGCGGAGCCTGCTCGCATCACCCTCCAGGACGCCTTCGCCCTGGCCCGCCAGCACGCCCCGGCGCTGGTGGAGGCCCGCGCGCGCGTGAAGGCCGCCCAGGGCCCCGTGGCGAGCGCCGCGCCGCTCTTGCGCGAGAACCCCCAGCTGGACTTCCAGATCGGGCCGCGTCGGCTTTCCAATGGAGACCCCGGGGTGGACGTCGCCGTGGGGCTGGCGCAGCCCTTCGAACTCGGAGGCAAGCAGGGCCTGCGCCGGGAGGCGGCGCGCGCCGGCCTGTCCATGGAGGAGGCCCGCCTGCGCGACGCGGAGCGGCGGGTGCTGGGGGACGTCGCCGCGGCCTACCTGCGCCTGCTGGAGGCCCGGGAGCACCTGAAGCTGGTGAACGCCGCGACGGAGGCGACGGCGCGCACGGTCCAGGCCACGGAGCGGCGCTACGAGGCGGGTGACGTGCCGGCGGTGGACGTCAACGTGGCGAAGGTGGCCCATGCCCGGGCCCGCGCGGAGGCCCAGGTCGCGGAGGGAGAGGTCTCCGCGCTGCGAGCGGAGCTCGAGGGGCGCCTGGGCCAACGCGCGGGGAGTCCCGTCACCTACGACGATGATCTGCGGAGCCTCGCGCGGGCAGCGCCTCGCGCGGCGCCGGAGGGCGGCGGGCCGCGCGCGGACCTGGTGGCCCTGGAGCAGGAACAGGCGCGGGCGAAGGCCGCCGCGACGCTGGGCCGGCGGCAGGTGCTGCCGGACGTGACGCTGGGCGCGCGCTACCAGAAGGAGGCGGACGAGACGGTGTTCCTGGGAACGCTCAGCGTGCCCCTGCCCTTCTTCGCCCGCGGACAGGAAGCGCGCCTCGTGGGTGAAGCGGACGCCAGCCGCGCGGAAGGCGAGCTTCGCGCCGCGCGCATCGTCGTGCCCGCCCAGGTCCAGGCCGCGACCGACCGCTACCGCGCGAGCCGCGATGCGCTCGGGGCCCTGGAAGAGATCCTGCCGCTGCTGGACGACAACGAAGCGCTGGCGCAGCGCTCCTACGACGCCGGCGAGATGGACCTCGCCGCCTTCCTCCTCATCCGCCGCGACACGCTGGAGGCGCGGGCCGCGTGGCTCGACGGCCTCCTGCGCGTGGCGCTCGCCCGAGTGCAGCTCGAAGTCGAAACCGGAGCCCTGCCATGA
- a CDS encoding efflux RND transporter periplasmic adaptor subunit has protein sequence MKPTLLLLAALVGLTACKSSKAEHEDAHEAGHDEAAPEKLHVESGDVIHVHVPPEMLRDLRVTTAKVEARPGGESVTALGELTFSEDAYAEVASPVAARVASVAVTTGQAVKQGQRLAELQSPELGRARADLQATQARATAARQAADRKRTLAEERIVARKDVQAAEADAAAADAEVAAAKAALMALGAGGAGGEGTSGFVLKSPIDGTVVERTARLGQMADPSQALFRIGDLSSLWLVVHAFERDAVRLKSGAEARVTFAAFPGQEFAAKVGHVGQRVDPRSRTIPVRLELDNGKGLLRPGMSASASIPLGDPGATLTAVPAAALQRLENGWVVFLPTAEAGVFEQREVGRGRSLGTQVEVLSGLVVGDEVVVEGAFLLKAEVEKSEGGGEEHGH, from the coding sequence ATGAAGCCCACCCTGCTGCTGCTCGCCGCCCTCGTGGGCCTCACCGCCTGCAAGTCCTCCAAGGCGGAGCACGAAGACGCTCACGAAGCCGGGCACGACGAGGCCGCCCCGGAGAAGCTCCACGTCGAGTCCGGGGACGTCATCCACGTGCACGTCCCACCGGAGATGCTCCGGGACCTGCGCGTCACCACCGCGAAGGTGGAGGCCCGCCCGGGCGGAGAGAGCGTCACCGCGCTGGGAGAGCTGACCTTCAGTGAAGACGCCTACGCGGAGGTGGCCTCGCCCGTCGCCGCGCGCGTGGCCTCCGTCGCCGTGACGACGGGCCAGGCGGTGAAGCAGGGCCAGCGGCTGGCGGAACTCCAGAGTCCGGAGCTGGGCCGGGCCCGCGCGGACCTCCAGGCCACGCAGGCCCGCGCCACCGCCGCCCGGCAGGCCGCGGACCGCAAGCGCACGCTGGCCGAGGAGCGCATCGTCGCGCGCAAGGACGTGCAGGCAGCGGAAGCGGACGCCGCCGCGGCGGACGCGGAGGTCGCCGCCGCGAAGGCCGCGCTGATGGCCCTGGGCGCGGGCGGCGCCGGGGGCGAGGGTACGTCGGGCTTCGTGCTCAAGTCGCCCATCGACGGCACCGTCGTGGAGCGCACCGCGCGGCTGGGGCAGATGGCGGACCCGTCGCAGGCGCTGTTCCGGATCGGCGACCTGTCGTCGCTGTGGCTCGTCGTCCACGCGTTCGAACGGGACGCCGTGCGCCTGAAGTCCGGGGCGGAGGCGCGCGTCACCTTCGCCGCGTTCCCGGGCCAGGAGTTCGCGGCGAAGGTGGGCCACGTGGGCCAGCGGGTGGATCCGCGCAGCCGGACCATCCCCGTGCGCCTGGAGCTGGACAACGGCAAGGGGCTCCTGCGGCCGGGCATGTCCGCGTCCGCCTCCATCCCCCTGGGAGATCCAGGCGCCACGCTCACCGCGGTGCCGGCGGCGGCGCTCCAGCGGCTGGAGAACGGCTGGGTGGTGTTCCTGCCCACGGCGGAGGCCGGCGTCTTCGAGCAGCGCGAGGTGGGCCGGGGCCGCAGCCTGGGCACGCAGGTGGAGGTGCTCTCGGGGCTCGTGGTGGGTGACGAGGTGGTGGTGGAGGGCGCGTTCCTGCTCAAGGCCGAGGTGGAGAAGTCCGAGGGCGGAGGTGAAGAACATGGCCACTGA
- a CDS encoding efflux RND transporter permease subunit, with product MATEPRVTLPGRILRASFARPGLTVLIVLALAAFGAVSLRNLRQDVFPDLSAPIFNVIVQNPAMGAEELETAVAIPMEVALAGLPQVRRIRSTSQLGVTQVTVEFEPDADYFRSRQYVAEHVAQVEGELPPGTDAPLVSSLTGRLNEVFEFTLEAEPGSADLMALRDLADFDIKNRLLAVPGVAGVERLGGYLRQFQVLLDPDQLVARGITLDEVQHGLEGASVNASGGFVTQGPMEWAVRAVGRAETVEDLNNTVVALRDGTPVLLGDVADVREAPAPRRGMAHRLQGEVVSCRVSKQFGADTVRVAEGVRAAIEELRRSLPPGVQLRVVYDQSELVGSALGGVGRAILLGAFLVVGVLFLLLGDWRAALIVTLTLPLSLALAGLLLKAAGIGLNTMTLGGLAIAVGLLVDAAIIVVENVIHDLREGKGRRSVRDEALAAALEVGRPIAFATLIVVAVFIPLFSMTGIEGRMYQPLAAAVVACLAASLALALTLVPVVSGLLLRAPREDSPEDVWIIRKVKAAYAPLLDRCMRHAGLVRVVALAITVPALGLAFMVGSDFMPRLDEGAFLLQTVLPPEASLDEVDRLNHRVEDVLREFPEVEDVVRRTGRAERTEDPMPHTLSDVLVVLKKDTVGGREALESRMREAVGKVPGVSVLFTTPLGMRIDEGLGGSPADLSVRIFGPDLDTLAGLAERTRALMAKVDGVEDLRVEQLSGLPQLRVAVNRAAVARVGLTPGDVIKAVRIGLVGDEAAQIWRGQRRYDLVLRLADHRRGDVNALRNLLVDGHDGTRIPLSQLATIEETTGAGSVRREAGSRRIAVEAGVSGRDLGGTAAEVREVLATQLKLPTGYFVDVGGKVESQERAAQALTVAIAVALLAVFVLLYLALDSVAEALVILATLPDAFVGGILALLIAGETWNVSSLVGLIGLFGIAVQNGLVLVAQTKDLMARGRPFAEAVREASLGRVRPKLMTAGTAILGLLPLLVLPLHGTEIERPLAVVMVGGLVTSTLFTLLALPTFYALVHGFQERIAARRAERKAPA from the coding sequence ATGGCCACTGAACCTCGCGTGACGCTGCCGGGGCGCATCCTCCGCGCGTCCTTTGCCCGGCCCGGGCTGACGGTGCTCATCGTCCTGGCGCTGGCGGCCTTCGGCGCGGTGTCGCTGCGCAACCTGCGCCAGGACGTGTTCCCGGACCTGTCCGCGCCCATCTTCAACGTCATCGTGCAGAACCCGGCCATGGGCGCCGAGGAGCTGGAGACGGCGGTGGCCATCCCCATGGAAGTGGCGCTCGCGGGCCTGCCCCAGGTGCGCCGCATCCGCTCCACCTCGCAGCTGGGCGTCACACAGGTGACGGTGGAGTTCGAACCGGACGCGGACTACTTCCGCAGCCGGCAGTACGTGGCGGAGCACGTGGCGCAGGTGGAGGGCGAGCTGCCGCCCGGCACCGACGCGCCGCTCGTGTCCAGCCTCACCGGCCGGCTCAACGAGGTCTTCGAGTTCACGCTGGAGGCGGAGCCCGGCAGCGCGGACCTGATGGCGCTGCGCGACCTGGCGGACTTCGACATCAAGAACCGGCTGCTCGCGGTGCCCGGCGTCGCGGGCGTGGAGCGGCTGGGCGGCTACCTGCGCCAGTTCCAGGTGCTGCTGGATCCGGATCAACTGGTGGCGCGAGGCATCACGCTGGACGAGGTCCAGCACGGCCTGGAGGGCGCCAGCGTCAACGCGTCCGGCGGCTTCGTCACGCAGGGCCCCATGGAGTGGGCCGTGCGCGCGGTGGGCCGGGCGGAGACGGTGGAGGACCTGAACAACACCGTGGTCGCGCTGCGGGACGGGACGCCGGTGCTGCTGGGGGACGTGGCGGACGTGCGCGAGGCCCCCGCGCCGCGCCGGGGCATGGCGCACCGGCTCCAGGGCGAGGTGGTGAGCTGCCGCGTGAGCAAGCAGTTCGGCGCGGACACCGTGCGGGTGGCCGAAGGCGTGCGCGCGGCCATCGAGGAGCTGCGCCGCTCGCTGCCGCCGGGCGTGCAGCTGCGCGTCGTCTACGACCAATCCGAGCTGGTGGGCTCCGCGCTGGGAGGCGTGGGCCGGGCCATCCTGCTGGGCGCGTTCCTGGTGGTGGGCGTGCTCTTCCTGCTGCTGGGGGACTGGCGCGCGGCGCTCATCGTCACGCTCACCCTGCCCCTGTCGCTGGCGCTGGCGGGCCTCCTGCTCAAGGCGGCGGGCATCGGGTTGAACACGATGACGCTGGGAGGGCTGGCCATCGCGGTGGGCCTGCTCGTGGACGCGGCCATCATCGTCGTGGAGAACGTCATCCACGACCTGCGCGAGGGCAAGGGCCGCCGCTCGGTGCGCGACGAGGCGCTGGCGGCGGCGCTGGAGGTGGGCCGTCCCATCGCCTTCGCCACGCTCATCGTCGTCGCGGTGTTCATCCCGCTGTTCTCCATGACGGGCATCGAGGGCCGCATGTACCAGCCGCTCGCGGCGGCGGTGGTGGCGTGCCTGGCCGCGTCGCTGGCGCTGGCGCTCACGCTGGTGCCGGTGGTGTCGGGGCTCCTCTTGCGCGCGCCGCGCGAGGACTCGCCGGAGGACGTGTGGATCATCCGCAAGGTGAAGGCCGCGTACGCGCCGCTGCTGGACAGGTGCATGCGTCACGCGGGGCTGGTGCGCGTGGTGGCGCTGGCCATCACCGTGCCGGCGCTGGGCCTGGCCTTCATGGTGGGCAGCGACTTCATGCCCCGGCTGGACGAAGGCGCGTTCCTGCTCCAGACGGTGCTGCCGCCGGAGGCGTCGCTGGACGAGGTGGACCGCCTCAACCACCGCGTGGAGGACGTGCTGCGCGAGTTCCCGGAGGTGGAGGACGTGGTGCGCCGCACCGGCCGCGCCGAGCGCACCGAGGACCCCATGCCCCACACGCTGTCCGACGTGCTGGTGGTCCTCAAGAAGGACACGGTCGGCGGCCGCGAGGCGCTGGAGTCGCGGATGCGCGAGGCGGTGGGGAAGGTGCCCGGCGTGTCGGTGCTCTTCACCACGCCGCTGGGCATGCGCATCGACGAGGGGCTGGGAGGCAGCCCCGCGGACCTCTCCGTGCGCATCTTCGGGCCGGACCTGGACACGCTGGCCGGGCTCGCGGAGCGCACGCGCGCGCTGATGGCGAAGGTGGACGGCGTGGAGGACCTGCGGGTGGAGCAACTGAGCGGCCTGCCCCAGCTGCGCGTCGCGGTGAACCGCGCGGCGGTGGCGCGCGTGGGCCTGACGCCCGGGGACGTCATCAAGGCCGTCCGCATCGGGCTGGTGGGTGACGAGGCCGCGCAGATCTGGCGGGGCCAGCGCCGCTACGACCTGGTGCTCCGGCTGGCGGACCACCGCCGGGGCGACGTGAACGCCCTGCGCAACCTGCTGGTGGACGGGCACGACGGCACGCGCATCCCCTTGAGCCAGCTGGCCACCATCGAGGAGACCACCGGCGCGGGGAGCGTGCGCCGGGAGGCGGGCAGCCGGCGCATCGCGGTGGAGGCGGGCGTGTCCGGCCGCGACCTGGGCGGCACGGCGGCGGAGGTGCGGGAGGTGCTGGCCACGCAGCTGAAGCTGCCCACGGGCTACTTCGTGGACGTGGGCGGCAAGGTGGAGAGCCAGGAGCGCGCGGCGCAGGCGCTGACGGTGGCCATCGCCGTGGCGCTGCTCGCGGTGTTCGTCCTGCTCTACCTCGCGCTGGACTCGGTGGCGGAGGCGCTGGTCATCCTGGCCACCTTGCCGGACGCGTTCGTGGGCGGCATCCTCGCGCTGCTGATTGCAGGAGAGACGTGGAACGTGTCCAGCCTGGTGGGGCTCATCGGCCTGTTCGGCATCGCGGTGCAGAACGGCCTGGTGCTCGTGGCGCAGACGAAGGACCTGATGGCCCGGGGCAGGCCCTTCGCGGAGGCCGTGCGCGAGGCGAGCCTCGGTCGCGTGCGCCCCAAGCTGATGACCGCGGGCACGGCCATCCTTGGCCTGTTGCCCCTGCTGGTGCTGCCGCTGCACGGGACGGAAATCGAGCGGCCGCTGGCGGTGGTGATGGTGGGCGGGCTCGTCACGTCCACCCTGTTCACGCTGCTGGCCCTGCCCACGTTCTACGCGCTGGTGCACGGCTTCCAGGAGCGCATCGCCGCGCGCAGGGCGGAGCGGAAGGCCCCGGCATGA
- a CDS encoding RNA polymerase sigma factor, which translates to MILSPEALDALLRHHHAFLAFLTPRVGSQEAAREVLQAAFVKGMEQGGALREDQSAVAWFYRLLRNALVDRHRRGQREVTALESLAHEQPLSTEDASGLEATVCGCVAGLAGTLKPEYAEAVRRVDLEGLSVAAYAKEAGLSANNAAVRLHRARQALGRQLVELCGHCCAQGCVDCACAPA; encoded by the coding sequence ATGATCCTGTCCCCGGAGGCGCTGGACGCGCTGCTGCGCCATCACCACGCGTTCCTCGCGTTCCTCACGCCGCGCGTGGGGAGCCAGGAGGCGGCGCGCGAGGTGCTCCAGGCCGCGTTCGTGAAGGGCATGGAGCAGGGGGGGGCCCTGCGCGAGGACCAGAGCGCGGTGGCCTGGTTCTACCGGCTCCTGCGCAACGCGCTGGTGGACCGCCACCGCCGGGGCCAGCGCGAGGTCACCGCGCTGGAGTCGCTGGCCCACGAACAGCCGCTGTCCACCGAGGACGCCTCCGGGTTGGAAGCGACGGTGTGCGGCTGCGTGGCGGGGCTCGCGGGGACGCTCAAGCCCGAATACGCGGAGGCCGTGCGCCGCGTGGACCTGGAGGGGCTGAGCGTGGCCGCGTACGCGAAGGAGGCGGGCCTCTCCGCCAACAACGCCGCCGTGCGGCTGCACCGCGCGCGGCAGGCCCTGGGCCGCCAGCTGGTGGAGCTGTGCGGCCACTGCTGCGCGCAGGGCTGCGTGGACTGTGCCTGCGCGCCCGCTTGA